One Dysidea avara chromosome 7, odDysAvar1.4, whole genome shotgun sequence genomic region harbors:
- the LOC136262589 gene encoding FERRY endosomal RAB5 effector complex subunit 3-like isoform X3 codes for MSLYSEKLSALILLVDSRINTLGENKRVFASITHQSTDFHFADIDVQINAIRKLAQTTKQENKDSTTISPNGILATDENGLDVPSSLNSSSLSDFSNDGREHGYNLAAFRGGDAESGGSELGPAGFLEHSESVMLSPGDVYVTRHSNLSEVHVIFHLVTDPLLSVSDIPARHPVMVGLRNCLHAASHHDIHTITIPLLMVHDMSPEMTINWCLKRAELVMKCVKGFMMESTSWGGADARTIQFVVPPGLSDELFVDLCEMLPRVFRMASTRNLTKR; via the exons ATGTCTCTCTACTCGGAAAAGTTGTCTGCATTGATCTTACTGGTCGATAGTCGGATCAACACACTGGGAGAAAACAAGAGAG TATTTGCTAGCATCACTCACCAGTCAACTGATTTCCATTTTGCTGATATTGATGTGCAAATCAATGCGATCCGTAAACTAGCACAAACCACCAAGCAGGAGAACAAAGACTCTACCACCATTAGTCCTAATGGAATCCTAGCTACTGATGAGAATGGCCTGGACGTGCCATCATCTCTGAACTCATCCTCTCTTAGTGACTTCTCTAATGATGGTAGAGAACATGGCTACAACTTGGCAGCATTCAGAGGAGGAGATGCTGAAAGTGGTGGATCTGAATTAGGTCCTGCAGGATTTCTGGAACACTCTGAGTCAGTAATGTTATCTCCAG GTGATGTATATGTGACAAGACATTCTAATTTATCAGAAGTTCATGTCATCTTTCATCTTGTCACTGATCCATTGTTGTCAGTCAGTGACATACCAGCACGTCACCCTGTCATGGTGGGGTTACGTAACTGCTTACATGCTGCATCACATCATGACATACACACCATCACTATACCACTACTGATGGTACATGACATGTCACCA GAGATGACCATTAACTGGTGTTTGAAACGAGCTGAACTTGTGATGAAGTGTGTTAAAG GTTTTATGATGGAGAGCACGTCATGGGGAGGGGCTGATGCACGCACCATACAATTTGTTGTTCCACCA GGTCTGTCAGATGAGCTGTTTGTTGACTTGTGTGAAATGTTACCACGTGTGTTTCGTATGGCCAGTACCCGTAATTTGACAAAGAGATAG